From a region of the Sinorhizobium sp. B11 genome:
- the ybaK gene encoding Cys-tRNA(Pro) deacylase, protein MSKTTRATQVLTQAGVAFTVHTYDYDPNAERVGMQAAEALGEEPHRVLKTLMAEVDGKPVCVVVPSDREVSMKKLASAFHGKSANMMKPADAERLTGYHVGGISPFGQKKIVSTAIEETALAEPLVYINGGQRGLQVRLDPKEALKALKAAAAPLIA, encoded by the coding sequence ATGTCCAAGACCACTCGCGCCACTCAGGTCCTCACACAAGCCGGCGTCGCCTTCACGGTTCACACCTATGACTATGATCCGAACGCCGAGCGCGTGGGGATGCAGGCAGCCGAAGCGCTCGGCGAGGAGCCGCATCGCGTGTTGAAGACGCTGATGGCGGAGGTGGACGGGAAGCCGGTCTGCGTGGTCGTGCCTTCCGACCGCGAGGTCAGCATGAAGAAGCTCGCGAGCGCCTTTCATGGCAAATCGGCCAACATGATGAAACCGGCCGATGCGGAGCGGCTAACGGGATACCATGTCGGCGGCATCAGCCCGTTCGGGCAGAAGAAGATCGTATCGACGGCGATCGAGGAAACCGCTCTTGCCGAACCGCTCGTCTATATCAATGGCGGGCAACGCGGGCTGCAGGTGCGGCTCGATCCGAAAGAGGCGTTGAAGGCACTGAAGGCCGCCGCCGCACCGCTGATCGCCTGA
- a CDS encoding ArsC family reductase, with the protein MAVTIYGIKNCDTMKKARNWLDDHNVAYDFHDYKAVGIDQAHLERWIDEAGWETVLNRAGTTFRNLPDAARENLDRDKAIALMLDQPSMIKRPVLETGGKLLIGFKPDIYAQAFKG; encoded by the coding sequence ATGGCCGTCACCATCTACGGTATCAAGAACTGCGACACGATGAAGAAGGCCCGCAACTGGCTGGACGATCATAACGTCGCCTACGACTTTCACGACTACAAGGCCGTCGGCATCGACCAAGCGCATCTGGAACGCTGGATCGACGAGGCGGGCTGGGAGACGGTGCTGAACCGCGCCGGTACGACATTCCGCAACCTGCCTGACGCCGCGCGCGAAAATCTCGACCGCGATAAAGCCATCGCGCTGATGCTCGACCAGCCGTCGATGATCAAGCGGCCAGTACTGGAAACTGGCGGCAAGCTGCTGATCGGCTTCAAGCCGGATATCTACGCGCAGGCGTTCAAGGGCTGA
- a CDS encoding phosphonoacetaldehyde hydrolase — protein sequence MTQFKAVVFDWAGTVIDFGSFAPMGAFVDTFGKFGVEVTIADARKPMGLPKRAHIAAMLAEPHIAARWQAAKGTLPDEAAIDRVYELFVPLNEAVVTDYCALVPGAIKTIEYLRERQMKIGSTTGYTRSIMERVLPLAAEQGYAPDNLICADDLPLGRPTPIGMYKCFLDLMVYPASAVLKVDDTEPGIAEGAAAGCVTVGVTLSGNEAGLTSEELDALSPEARAALHKRIGEKLIAAGADYVIETVADLPALIEELEG from the coding sequence ATGACACAATTCAAGGCAGTGGTCTTCGACTGGGCCGGCACGGTCATCGATTTCGGATCCTTCGCACCGATGGGCGCCTTCGTGGACACCTTCGGCAAGTTCGGCGTCGAGGTGACGATTGCCGACGCGCGCAAGCCGATGGGGCTCCCGAAGCGCGCGCATATCGCCGCGATGCTGGCCGAGCCGCATATCGCCGCCCGCTGGCAGGCGGCAAAAGGCACGCTTCCGGACGAGGCGGCCATCGACCGTGTTTACGAACTCTTCGTGCCGCTGAACGAAGCCGTCGTGACCGATTATTGCGCGCTGGTGCCCGGAGCGATCAAGACGATCGAATATCTGCGCGAGCGGCAGATGAAGATCGGCTCGACCACAGGCTATACACGCTCGATCATGGAGCGCGTGCTGCCGCTTGCCGCCGAACAAGGTTATGCGCCCGACAATCTGATCTGTGCCGATGATCTGCCGCTTGGCCGACCGACGCCGATCGGCATGTATAAATGCTTCCTCGACCTGATGGTCTATCCGGCCTCTGCCGTGCTGAAGGTCGATGATACCGAACCCGGCATTGCCGAGGGTGCTGCCGCAGGCTGCGTCACCGTTGGCGTCACGCTCTCGGGCAACGAGGCGGGACTGACATCTGAAGAGCTGGACGCGCTTTCGCCAGAGGCGCGAGCCGCGTTGCACAAGCGGATCGGCGAGAAGCTGATTGCTGCCGGTGCCGACTACGTTATCGAAACGGTGGCGGACCTGCCTGCCCTTATCGAAGAGCTTGAGGGATAA
- a CDS encoding TIGR03364 family FAD-dependent oxidoreductase → MPHYDIAIVGAGIVGLAHALAAARRAKRVVVVDRDAQANGASVRNFGFVTVTGQQAGDCWNKARQARDIWAEIVDDAGIDVLQRGLLLAARLDESEAVIDAFLRTEMGEGCERLTLDEARRLVPALRPEAGRFTLYSPHELRVESRTAIPLLARYLEVKYGIEFRRSTAVNAVEPPRIETSTGLIEAETVVVCPGDDFKSLFADRIAAYNVTRCKLQMMRVVPAQRVSLSTAVMSDLGLGRYLGYAELPEATALKARLDREFKPERENGIHLIVTQSEDGSLIVGDSHHYSETPDPFGLERVDRLTLDEMDAVLNLPGRFITERWIGTYASGPERWRFTDKPSDALRIVVVTAGCGASTAFGIGEETIEDLYGSAA, encoded by the coding sequence ATGCCGCATTACGACATTGCGATCGTCGGCGCGGGAATTGTCGGGCTGGCGCATGCGCTGGCGGCGGCAAGGCGCGCCAAACGGGTCGTCGTTGTTGACCGCGACGCCCAGGCAAATGGCGCCTCGGTGCGCAATTTCGGCTTTGTGACGGTGACCGGCCAGCAGGCAGGCGACTGCTGGAACAAGGCACGCCAGGCCCGCGATATCTGGGCCGAGATCGTCGATGACGCCGGCATCGACGTGCTGCAGCGCGGGCTGCTCCTTGCCGCTAGGCTCGACGAATCCGAAGCCGTCATCGACGCCTTCCTACGCACGGAAATGGGTGAAGGCTGTGAAAGGCTGACGCTCGACGAAGCACGCCGGCTTGTGCCGGCGCTGCGACCGGAAGCGGGGCGCTTCACACTCTATAGCCCGCATGAACTTCGTGTCGAATCCCGCACAGCCATTCCGCTGCTCGCCCGCTATCTCGAAGTTAAATATGGCATCGAGTTCCGCCGCTCCACAGCAGTGAATGCCGTCGAACCGCCGCGGATAGAGACGTCAACCGGTCTGATCGAGGCGGAGACCGTGGTTGTTTGCCCAGGCGACGATTTCAAGAGCCTGTTTGCGGATCGCATTGCTGCCTATAATGTCACACGCTGCAAGCTGCAGATGATGCGTGTCGTGCCGGCCCAGCGGGTTTCGCTGAGCACTGCTGTCATGTCCGATCTCGGGCTTGGGCGTTATCTCGGCTATGCCGAATTGCCTGAAGCGACGGCCCTGAAGGCGCGGCTCGACCGTGAGTTCAAGCCGGAGCGGGAAAACGGCATCCACCTGATCGTCACACAATCGGAAGATGGCTCACTGATCGTCGGCGACAGTCATCATTATTCCGAAACGCCCGATCCTTTCGGTCTCGAGCGGGTCGACCGGCTAACCCTCGACGAGATGGACGCCGTGCTCAATCTGCCGGGACGTTTCATCACCGAGCGCTGGATCGGCACCTATGCCTCCGGCCCGGAGCGCTGGCGGTTCACCGACAAGCCTTCCGACGCGTTACGCATTGTCGTTGTGACGGCAGGCTGCGGTGCTTCGACCGCCTTCGGCATCGGCGAGGAAACCATCGAGGATCTCTACGGGAGCGCAGCATGA
- a CDS encoding succinylglutamate desuccinylase/aspartoacylase family protein, which translates to MDVSEIILPGDTPGIEWRLPVMRFNGKDPAAPKVYIQAALHANELPGTALVHFLCGKLRQAGSEGRIAGDITLVPQANPVGAAQSHFGELQGRFDLGSRTNFNRDFPLISIRDRAELLDGSDNYPAIDRLKRELIYMALGADLVLDLHCDDESLQYAYIDEAFWPEAADLANALDMEAVLLSDGESSAFEEAVGFAWKYEVPGERKAKLPGKLSVTAELRGRRDVYPDMAEKDAEGLLRFLIGRGVVNGKPSGDKTFAGPAVPLDNVEIVRAPQGGTVLFHRNVGEHVSEGELLATIVTRPGFAEGDIDIRAPQDGLFLTRTSDRLVRRRGDLMKIAADKPSRATRKAGTLED; encoded by the coding sequence GTGGACGTTTCAGAGATCATCCTCCCCGGCGATACACCAGGTATCGAATGGCGCTTGCCAGTCATGCGCTTCAATGGAAAGGATCCTGCGGCACCCAAGGTCTATATCCAGGCTGCCTTGCACGCCAACGAACTGCCGGGCACGGCGCTCGTGCATTTTCTCTGCGGCAAGCTGCGCCAGGCTGGAAGCGAGGGGCGGATCGCGGGCGACATTACGCTCGTGCCGCAGGCAAACCCTGTTGGAGCGGCACAATCGCATTTTGGTGAATTGCAGGGTCGCTTCGATCTGGGGTCACGAACCAATTTCAATCGCGATTTTCCGCTGATCTCGATCCGTGATCGGGCAGAGCTGCTTGACGGATCCGATAATTACCCGGCTATAGATCGGTTGAAACGAGAGCTGATATATATGGCGCTCGGGGCCGATCTGGTGCTCGACCTGCATTGCGATGATGAATCGCTGCAATATGCCTATATCGACGAAGCCTTCTGGCCGGAGGCTGCTGACCTTGCCAATGCGCTCGACATGGAAGCGGTGCTGCTTTCAGATGGCGAAAGCTCCGCCTTTGAAGAGGCAGTCGGTTTTGCGTGGAAGTACGAGGTGCCGGGCGAGCGTAAGGCCAAGCTTCCCGGCAAACTTTCGGTGACTGCGGAACTGCGCGGCCGCCGTGACGTCTATCCCGATATGGCCGAGAAAGACGCCGAGGGGCTGCTGCGCTTCCTCATCGGGCGCGGTGTCGTCAACGGCAAACCTTCCGGAGACAAGACCTTCGCCGGACCTGCCGTGCCGCTCGACAATGTGGAGATCGTGCGTGCGCCGCAGGGTGGTACCGTGCTCTTCCACCGCAATGTCGGCGAGCATGTCTCGGAAGGAGAGCTTCTGGCGACGATCGTCACCCGGCCCGGCTTTGCCGAAGGGGATATCGATATCCGGGCGCCACAGGATGGGCTGTTTCTCACACGGACATCTGATCGCCTTGTGCGCCGGCGCGGCGACCTGATGAAGATCGCCGCCGACAAGCCAAGCCGGGCGACGCGAAAGGCCGGCACGCTGGAAGACTGA
- a CDS encoding 2'-5' RNA ligase family protein gives MPHFPLDPNSAGPQKKSNLVGEFHDRIFFALRPTIEAASEALDIARVYRDKHSLPGPSRPNALLHVTLNGIGAYRRLPDDIVFSAEQVAATVRVQPFEIVLDEAMSFTHPGQPQAFVICGRQENEGLLDLRNQIQEGLYEAGLPYNVGGHLTPHMTMLYDRKTVLPEKLDRPVRWMVQEFLLIHSIYGKSEHRVVNRWPLIG, from the coding sequence ATGCCTCATTTTCCACTCGATCCGAATAGCGCAGGCCCCCAGAAGAAATCCAATCTCGTCGGGGAATTTCACGACAGGATTTTCTTCGCGCTTCGTCCAACTATCGAAGCGGCGTCCGAGGCGCTGGACATCGCGCGAGTGTATCGCGATAAACACTCTCTGCCCGGGCCCTCGCGGCCCAACGCACTGCTTCATGTCACCCTGAACGGCATTGGCGCCTACCGTCGGCTGCCGGATGATATCGTATTCAGCGCTGAACAAGTCGCCGCGACAGTGCGCGTCCAACCGTTCGAAATTGTTCTCGACGAAGCCATGAGCTTCACCCATCCGGGCCAACCGCAAGCCTTTGTCATCTGCGGCAGGCAAGAAAACGAAGGCCTGCTGGATCTTCGCAACCAAATCCAGGAAGGTCTCTACGAGGCCGGACTACCCTATAATGTCGGCGGACATCTGACGCCGCACATGACGATGCTCTATGATCGCAAGACCGTTCTGCCCGAAAAGCTCGACCGACCCGTGCGCTGGATGGTTCAGGAATTCCTGCTGATCCATAGCATCTACGGGAAGAGCGAGCATCGCGTCGTCAACCGATGGCCCCTGATCGGCTGA
- a CDS encoding ParA family protein codes for MPILTFANTKGGAGKTTVALVLATELARRGHRVSVLDADPQQWATRWHRLTGDAAEFAVVPGVSENTIEQQVKDLKKRGGYIIVDLPAGLSPAMAKAIGFSDHVLVPVQGCAMDAAGGAQVLEIMKQLAAQHDIRIPHSVVLTRISSIITTRALLAVKGLLAKQQVNIVDTALIERAAYRDMFVSGGSLYTMDPARVSNLDKAQDNARMLADDVLRLAPPKAARAKSARKVAEVVKNAA; via the coding sequence ATGCCAATACTTACTTTTGCGAATACGAAAGGAGGCGCCGGCAAAACGACGGTCGCTCTCGTTCTCGCCACAGAACTGGCTCGCCGTGGCCATCGCGTTTCCGTTCTGGATGCCGATCCCCAGCAATGGGCCACACGCTGGCATCGCCTGACTGGTGACGCAGCGGAATTCGCTGTCGTCCCCGGTGTCAGCGAAAATACGATCGAACAGCAGGTCAAGGACCTGAAAAAGCGTGGCGGCTACATCATCGTCGATCTGCCGGCCGGTCTGAGCCCGGCTATGGCGAAAGCCATCGGCTTTTCCGACCATGTGCTGGTTCCGGTCCAGGGATGCGCAATGGATGCCGCCGGCGGTGCGCAGGTGCTTGAGATCATGAAGCAGCTTGCTGCCCAGCATGATATCCGCATCCCGCATTCGGTCGTGCTGACGCGCATCAGTTCGATCATCACCACTCGCGCGCTGCTCGCGGTCAAGGGCCTACTCGCAAAGCAGCAGGTCAATATCGTCGACACGGCACTGATCGAGCGCGCCGCCTATCGCGACATGTTCGTTTCCGGTGGCAGCCTCTATACGATGGATCCTGCCCGCGTCAGCAATCTCGATAAGGCGCAAGACAATGCCCGTATGCTGGCAGACGATGTCCTTCGTCTCGCACCGCCGAAGGCAGCCCGCGCCAAGTCTGCCAGGAAGGTGGCCGAGGTCGTCAAGAACGCTGCCTAA